One window from the genome of Sphingomicrobium arenosum encodes:
- the bamA gene encoding outer membrane protein assembly factor BamA: protein MMAKRHGAALLVGTCLSSMAVPMGAMAQETTPAMTTQAAPAESVREGMIRSLQVTGAERIERETVIAYSTLSPGQTYTAETLDQALRALYDTELFSDVVITGADTGNLVIAVKENPIINRIVLEGNRRLKNDKIAPEIRLAPRRIYTRSKVRADVDRIIELYTREGRFAAVVEPKIVELDQNRVDLIFEINEGPKSKIRSINIIGNEQFSDGKLIKQMYSREAGGVLGFLKSNTSYDPDRLGADQQALRIFYLTEGYADFRVVSALAELTPDRQDFVITYVVEEGPRYKFGEVETDSALRDFDEEAMDLFVDIEPGDWFNARKVEDTVTALNEAAGLVGYAFADISPAITRNPEELTMDLTFRTNEAARVYIDRVDINGNTVTRDNVIRREFRLFEGDAFNATLLRRSEDRIRSLGYFNQELEIKQTPIGDDRVALTLDVEEKPTGQLTFSAGFSSLERFLVSAQISQNNFMGKGQTLLAGVNWSRYSRSVQFGFTEPFFLGRPILLGADVYRRDFNSFNFVGSDRRSTYSQLSTGGGLRLGFPVTEYLSAGLRYQLVLDDITLDRETFYTDLDGSGTLDDDECDPLKAGTYLCNELGERLTSSIGYSLAFNNTNGLRATRGIRASLRQDFAGLGGDVKYLRSIADATRYFRMPADFVLSINAQGGYIAPLGHEEQDFRDPIRISDRFFGPSFRGFDIRGIGPRVLRRNYDADGNLSDEATRTSNALGGKAYYFGRLELEFPTSAALENFGIRPSAFVDVGSVWDLTAPDVDDYLFFCSPATTDGPEFRRVSPGDTLDDGVTPITSCADIATGYTQSPGYREEFVGNSPNPRLTVGIGANWVSPFGPLRLDLAHALIKQEGDDTRLFSFNVGTQF, encoded by the coding sequence ATGATGGCGAAACGCCACGGGGCCGCATTGCTGGTCGGCACCTGTTTGAGCTCGATGGCCGTGCCGATGGGCGCGATGGCGCAGGAAACCACTCCTGCGATGACCACCCAGGCCGCCCCTGCGGAAAGCGTGCGCGAGGGCATGATCCGCTCGCTCCAGGTGACCGGCGCCGAGCGTATCGAACGCGAGACGGTCATCGCCTATTCCACCCTGTCGCCCGGCCAGACCTATACCGCCGAGACGCTCGACCAGGCGCTGCGCGCGCTTTACGATACCGAGCTGTTCTCGGACGTGGTGATCACCGGTGCCGATACCGGCAATCTCGTCATCGCGGTCAAGGAAAACCCGATCATCAATCGCATCGTTCTGGAAGGCAATCGCCGTCTCAAGAACGACAAGATCGCGCCCGAAATCCGGCTCGCGCCGCGCCGCATCTATACGCGTTCGAAGGTGCGCGCCGATGTCGATCGCATCATCGAGCTCTACACGCGCGAAGGGCGCTTCGCCGCGGTGGTCGAGCCCAAGATCGTCGAGCTTGATCAGAATCGCGTCGACCTCATTTTCGAGATCAACGAGGGCCCCAAGTCCAAGATCCGGTCGATCAACATCATCGGCAACGAACAGTTTTCCGACGGCAAGCTGATCAAGCAGATGTACAGCCGCGAGGCGGGCGGGGTGCTCGGCTTCCTGAAGTCGAACACCAGTTACGATCCCGATCGTCTCGGCGCCGACCAGCAGGCGCTGCGGATCTTCTATCTCACCGAAGGCTATGCCGATTTCCGCGTCGTCAGCGCGCTCGCCGAGCTGACGCCCGACCGGCAGGATTTCGTCATTACCTATGTCGTCGAGGAAGGCCCGCGCTACAAGTTCGGCGAGGTCGAGACCGACAGCGCACTGCGTGATTTCGATGAAGAGGCGATGGACCTGTTCGTCGATATCGAGCCGGGCGACTGGTTCAATGCGCGCAAGGTCGAGGACACGGTCACGGCGCTGAACGAGGCGGCGGGCCTCGTGGGCTATGCTTTTGCCGACATCAGTCCGGCGATCACGCGTAATCCCGAAGAACTGACGATGGACCTTACCTTCCGCACGAACGAGGCGGCGCGGGTCTATATCGATCGGGTCGACATCAACGGTAATACGGTAACGCGCGATAATGTGATCCGCCGTGAGTTCCGCCTGTTCGAAGGCGATGCCTTCAACGCGACGCTGCTGCGCCGTTCCGAAGACCGCATCCGCAGCCTCGGCTATTTCAACCAGGAGTTGGAGATCAAGCAGACGCCGATCGGTGACGACCGCGTCGCGCTGACCCTCGATGTCGAGGAAAAGCCGACCGGCCAGCTGACCTTCTCGGCAGGCTTCTCGAGCCTCGAGCGCTTCCTCGTTTCGGCGCAGATCAGCCAGAACAATTTCATGGGCAAGGGTCAGACGCTCCTGGCCGGGGTCAACTGGTCGCGCTATTCGCGCAGCGTCCAATTCGGCTTCACCGAGCCCTTCTTCCTCGGTCGTCCGATCCTGCTCGGCGCCGACGTCTATCGCCGCGATTTCAACAGCTTCAACTTCGTCGGTTCGGATCGCCGTTCGACCTACAGCCAGCTGTCGACGGGCGGCGGACTACGGCTCGGCTTCCCGGTGACGGAATATCTGTCGGCGGGGCTGCGCTATCAGTTGGTGCTCGACGACATCACGCTCGATCGCGAGACTTTCTACACCGATCTCGACGGCAGCGGCACGCTCGACGACGACGAGTGCGATCCGCTGAAGGCCGGCACCTATCTGTGTAACGAGCTCGGTGAACGACTGACCAGTTCGATCGGCTACAGCCTGGCGTTCAACAACACCAACGGGCTGCGCGCCACGCGCGGTATTCGCGCGAGCTTGCGGCAGGACTTTGCCGGGCTCGGCGGCGATGTGAAATATCTGCGCTCCATCGCCGATGCGACGCGCTACTTCCGCATGCCCGCCGATTTCGTCCTCTCGATCAATGCGCAGGGCGGTTACATCGCCCCGCTCGGTCATGAGGAACAGGATTTCCGCGATCCCATCCGTATCTCGGACCGCTTCTTCGGGCCGTCCTTCCGCGGCTTCGACATCCGCGGCATCGGCCCGCGCGTGCTGCGTCGCAATTACGATGCGGACGGCAACCTGTCGGACGAGGCGACGCGCACGTCGAACGCGCTCGGCGGCAAAGCCTATTATTTCGGTCGCCTCGAGCTCGAATTCCCGACCTCGGCCGCGCTCGAGAATTTCGGCATCCGCCCGTCGGCCTTCGTCGATGTGGGCTCGGTGTGGGATCTTACCGCGCCGGACGTCGACGATTACCTCTTCTTCTGTTCGCCCGCGACGACCGACGGCCCTGAATTCCGCCGCGTGTCGCCCGGCGATACGCTCGATGACGGGGTGACGCCGATCACCTCCTGTGCCGACATTGCGACGGGGTATACCCAGTCGCCCGGTTATCGCGAGGAATTCGTCGGCAACAGCCCCAACCCGCGCCTGACGGTCGGGATCGGGGCCAACTGGGTGTCGCCCTTCGGTCCGCTTCGCCTCGATCTGGCGCATGCGCTGATCAAGCAGGAAGGCGACGATACCCGTCTCTTTTCGTTCAACGTAGGAACCCAATTCTAA
- a CDS encoding OmpH family outer membrane protein — translation MKNLLIAAGLAAATLSPATASAQSFPDTKIGVVDVNRVATTCTACVTALQSLEQQAQAIRTREAELGQPLQATAQALQKEINALGGAEASADLQQRAAAFQQQQQAAAAEIQQRNQVVQRNRNFILQQIGQAIDPAYQQVIARRGVHIIVPADTTLAHQPAVDLTNDVLAEVNRTLTSINVNAPAPAQPAAQTTPQQGR, via the coding sequence ATGAAAAATCTTCTCATCGCCGCTGGTCTTGCCGCCGCGACCCTCTCGCCCGCGACCGCCTCGGCGCAGTCCTTCCCCGACACCAAGATCGGTGTCGTCGACGTCAATCGCGTGGCCACCACGTGCACTGCTTGCGTCACCGCGCTGCAGTCGCTCGAGCAGCAGGCGCAGGCGATCCGCACCCGCGAAGCCGAGCTGGGCCAGCCGCTGCAGGCGACCGCGCAGGCGCTGCAGAAGGAGATCAATGCGCTTGGCGGCGCCGAGGCCTCGGCCGATCTCCAGCAGCGCGCCGCAGCGTTCCAACAGCAGCAGCAGGCTGCTGCCGCCGAGATCCAGCAGCGCAACCAGGTGGTGCAGCGCAACCGCAACTTCATTCTCCAGCAGATCGGCCAGGCGATCGATCCGGCCTATCAGCAGGTGATCGCGCGTCGCGGCGTGCACATCATCGTTCCGGCGGACACGACCCTTGCCCATCAGCCGGCGGTCGACCTCACCAATGACGTGCTGGCCGAAGTGAACCGCACGCTCACCAGCATCAACGTCAATGCACCGGCGCCGGCCCAGCCCGCTGCGCAGACCACCCCCCAGCAGGGCCGCTAA
- the fabZ gene encoding 3-hydroxyacyl-ACP dehydratase FabZ: MGDTNDSAVIGPLDIRRVMAALPHRYPLLLVDRVERIEKDKSITAIKAVSMNEQFFQGHFPGRPIMPGVLQIEALAQAAGVLAVESMDLAGSNKLVYFMAIGDTKFRKPVEPGCLLTLDVEIVQMRRNICKFEGKASVDGEVTCQTSFTAMIADPPSDD; this comes from the coding sequence ATGGGTGACACCAACGATAGCGCCGTCATCGGCCCGCTGGATATTCGGCGGGTGATGGCGGCGCTGCCGCATCGCTATCCGCTGCTTCTGGTCGACCGTGTCGAGCGGATCGAGAAGGACAAGTCGATCACCGCGATCAAGGCGGTGAGCATGAACGAGCAGTTTTTCCAGGGGCATTTCCCCGGACGCCCGATTATGCCCGGCGTCCTCCAGATCGAAGCGCTGGCGCAGGCCGCGGGCGTGCTGGCTGTGGAGAGCATGGACCTGGCGGGCTCGAACAAGCTCGTCTATTTCATGGCGATCGGCGATACGAAGTTTCGCAAGCCGGTAGAGCCCGGGTGCCTCCTCACGCTGGACGTCGAGATCGTCCAGATGCGGCGCAATATCTGCAAGTTCGAGGGCAAGGCCTCGGTCGATGGCGAGGTGACCTGCCAGACCAGCTTTACCGCGATGATCGCCGATCCGCCGTCCGACGACTAG
- a CDS encoding ABC transporter ATP-binding protein: MSLDARNLTLSGRLETTDLLVEPGERVALIGPNGSGKTSLLRCLAGIGGCQTSSLTIAEETLETASPARRARLIGYLPASRLVHWAIPVRDLLRLSPIAPSPDRLDMLIERLALEEFLDRPANQLSTGERARILFARTLATAPRFLFLDEPFANLDPFWVLTMRDMLVEESEAGRGVIAALHDLQLLGTFDRLVLMREGRVVADAPRMELEHSDVIADLFALRREPDGSMVLG; the protein is encoded by the coding sequence ATGAGCCTCGATGCCCGCAACCTCACCCTGTCGGGACGCCTCGAGACCACCGATCTCCTCGTCGAACCGGGCGAACGGGTCGCGTTGATCGGCCCCAACGGCAGCGGCAAGACCAGCTTGCTACGCTGTCTCGCCGGCATCGGTGGCTGCCAGACCAGCAGCCTCACCATTGCCGAAGAAACGCTCGAGACCGCAAGCCCCGCGCGCCGCGCTCGGCTGATCGGTTACCTCCCGGCATCGCGGCTCGTCCATTGGGCGATCCCTGTTCGCGACCTGCTCCGCCTCAGCCCCATCGCACCATCGCCCGACCGGCTCGACATGCTGATCGAACGGCTCGCGCTGGAGGAATTTCTCGACCGCCCTGCCAACCAGCTCTCGACCGGCGAGCGGGCGCGCATCCTGTTCGCCCGCACGCTCGCCACCGCGCCGCGCTTCCTCTTTCTCGACGAGCCCTTCGCCAATCTCGACCCCTTCTGGGTGCTGACGATGCGCGACATGCTGGTCGAAGAATCCGAGGCCGGGCGCGGGGTCATCGCCGCGCTGCACGACCTCCAGCTCCTCGGCACCTTCGATCGTCTCGTCCTGATGCGCGAAGGGCGCGTCGTAGCCGACGCGCCCCGCATGGAACTCGAGCATAGCGATGTCATCGCCGATCTGTTCGCCCTCAGGCGCGAGCCCGATGGCTCGATGGTGCTCGGCTGA
- a CDS encoding FecCD family ABC transporter permease, translated as MIRLAIRLAPALLLLLMAALHFVLPLDLFNLDDDIARAIMLELRAPRTLLAIGYGAALGITGAALQAVFANPLASPDITGAASGGALGAVATGHFLALTSPIALAVGGAMGSGLALIGLFLIAGRGADPARLLLAGLSIALAAGAATSLLLALAPSPFAFYDQWRWLMGSLVDSGWPDTLAALVPASVAALLLWRERRSYDLVALGEDVAASYGIGPQALARRTIFLSAIAIGACVAACGAIGFVGLIAPIAARALTRGHPGKALLPAAVLGAALLLAADLVVRAAPDGRPIPIGVVTALIGTPLFILLLMRMKASPA; from the coding sequence ATGATCCGGCTCGCCATCCGCCTCGCGCCAGCGCTCCTGCTCCTCCTGATGGCGGCGCTGCATTTCGTCCTTCCGCTCGACCTGTTCAACCTCGACGACGACATCGCTCGCGCCATCATGCTCGAGCTGCGCGCCCCGCGCACCCTGCTCGCCATCGGCTACGGCGCCGCGCTCGGCATTACCGGCGCCGCGCTCCAGGCCGTGTTCGCCAACCCTCTCGCCTCCCCCGACATCACCGGCGCCGCCTCGGGCGGCGCATTGGGCGCCGTCGCGACCGGCCACTTCCTCGCGCTCACCAGCCCCATCGCGCTGGCCGTGGGCGGTGCCATGGGATCGGGTCTCGCGCTGATCGGCCTCTTCCTCATCGCCGGACGCGGCGCCGATCCTGCGCGCCTGCTCCTCGCGGGCCTCTCGATCGCACTCGCCGCGGGCGCGGCCACCTCGCTCCTTCTCGCGCTGGCCCCCTCTCCCTTCGCTTTCTACGACCAGTGGCGCTGGCTGATGGGCAGCCTCGTCGATTCGGGCTGGCCCGACACGCTCGCCGCGCTCGTTCCGGCCAGCGTCGCCGCGCTCCTCCTATGGCGCGAGCGGCGCAGCTACGACCTCGTCGCATTGGGTGAAGATGTCGCAGCCTCCTACGGCATCGGGCCGCAGGCGCTGGCCCGCCGAACGATTTTTCTCTCCGCCATTGCAATCGGTGCCTGCGTCGCGGCCTGCGGCGCGATCGGCTTCGTCGGCCTCATCGCCCCGATCGCCGCGCGCGCGCTCACCCGTGGCCACCCGGGCAAGGCCCTTCTCCCCGCCGCGGTGCTCGGCGCCGCGCTCCTGCTCGCCGCCGACCTCGTCGTCCGCGCCGCTCCCGACGGGCGCCCGATCCCGATCGGGGTCGTCACCGCGCTGATCGGCACCCCGCTCTTCATCCTCCTGTTGATGCGCATGAAAGCGAGCCCGGCATGA
- a CDS encoding ABC transporter substrate-binding protein, translating to MSASLLLASAAALRVASLDLCADAYALRFARAGQLVSVSHLGRDPQENVLAARAAALPGNGGRIIDVAALKPDIVLTSRPIGTGAARLAERLGIRIVTLPYAASPAEVRATVGRVGDLFGTVPRARQWQNRFDRLAVRRKAAERRALFVGPGGTDPGTLASGWLSLAGLVPLELETGRGTVEAIVTARPDLILESRYRESEWHRGGRWRRHPLVTRLDIPRIHVDGRPFICGGPAMLDVIERLERQPRT from the coding sequence ATGTCGGCCTCGCTCTTGCTCGCTAGCGCCGCCGCGCTGCGGGTCGCCAGCCTCGATCTGTGCGCCGATGCCTATGCGCTTCGGTTCGCGCGCGCGGGGCAGCTCGTCAGCGTCAGCCATCTCGGCCGCGACCCTCAGGAGAATGTTCTCGCCGCCCGCGCCGCCGCGCTTCCCGGCAATGGCGGGCGGATCATCGATGTCGCCGCCCTCAAACCCGACATCGTCCTTACCAGTCGCCCCATCGGCACTGGCGCGGCGCGGCTCGCCGAGCGTCTCGGCATCCGTATCGTTACCCTCCCCTATGCCGCCAGCCCCGCCGAGGTGCGCGCGACCGTCGGCCGCGTCGGCGACCTTTTCGGCACCGTCCCACGCGCGCGCCAGTGGCAAAACCGCTTCGACCGCCTCGCCGTGCGGCGAAAGGCGGCCGAGCGCCGCGCCCTGTTCGTGGGGCCCGGGGGTACCGATCCCGGCACGCTCGCCTCGGGGTGGCTCTCGCTCGCCGGGCTGGTCCCGCTCGAACTGGAAACCGGGCGCGGCACGGTCGAGGCCATTGTGACCGCCAGGCCCGATCTCATCCTCGAGAGCCGCTACCGCGAGAGCGAATGGCATCGCGGCGGGCGTTGGCGGCGCCATCCGCTCGTGACGCGCCTCGACATTCCCCGCATCCATGTCGACGGTCGCCCCTTCATATGCGGCGGCCCCGCCATGCTCGACGTGATCGAGCGCCTCGAACGGCAGCCACGCACATGA